The candidate division KSB1 bacterium genome contains a region encoding:
- the ribE gene encoding 6,7-dimethyl-8-ribityllumazine synthase, with amino-acid sequence MRIIEGDLNGQGKRFALIVGRFNSFISEQLLQGASDCLIRHGVAEKDIDVYRVPGSYEIPLAASRAANLKQYRAVICLGVLIRGETPHFDHIAGFVSKAIGEISLASGVPVIFGVVTADNLEQAIERAGTKAGNKGWDAALAAIEMANLLPQMKE; translated from the coding sequence ATGCGCATCATCGAAGGAGATCTCAACGGCCAGGGCAAGCGCTTCGCTCTGATCGTCGGCCGCTTCAACAGTTTTATCTCCGAGCAACTTTTGCAAGGCGCCAGCGATTGTCTGATTCGTCACGGCGTTGCCGAGAAGGATATCGACGTCTATCGCGTGCCCGGCTCGTACGAAATTCCACTCGCAGCGTCCCGCGCGGCGAATCTCAAACAGTATCGCGCCGTCATTTGCCTCGGCGTGCTGATTCGCGGCGAGACCCCGCATTTCGATCACATCGCCGGCTTTGTTTCCAAAGCCATCGGCGAGATTTCGCTGGCCAGCGGCGTGCCGGTGATTTTCGGCGTCGTCACCGCCGACAATCTCGAGCAAGCCATCGAACGCGCCGGCACCAAAGCCGGCAACAAAGGTTGGGACGCCGCGCTGGCAGCCATCGAGATGGCGAATTTGCTGCCGCAGATGAAAGAATAG
- a CDS encoding tetratricopeptide repeat protein: MTPFKKIVGTSIFSLLLVVVGLFVVCGGSRQQLLIEDDPLAEETSDEAYKDDLLKRLELLESESQTTGVAENSSAAGQASPANDAESSFLTPELFQGMNAEIRQLEKVAAEKDRTIENLRDELEEKSYQAAAMKTAASTRQMNSKPLPRGVESPELNSEYGLAYQDALDDYYVRRFDSAIRKFRELIANNDNHPLADNCQYWIGESYYAMGRYYDAVAEFQKVYAFAKSNKTNDAQLMIGLAFLKSGEKEMARAELSMLMSFNPQSDSAKKAQKYLRLLENV; the protein is encoded by the coding sequence ATGACCCCGTTCAAAAAAATTGTCGGCACGTCGATTTTTTCGCTGCTGCTCGTCGTCGTCGGCTTGTTTGTCGTCTGCGGTGGCAGCCGGCAGCAGTTACTCATCGAAGATGATCCGCTCGCCGAGGAAACCAGTGACGAAGCCTATAAGGATGATCTCTTGAAACGACTGGAGCTTCTCGAAAGCGAAAGTCAAACCACCGGCGTCGCGGAAAATTCCAGCGCCGCCGGTCAAGCCTCACCGGCCAACGACGCGGAAAGCTCGTTCTTGACGCCGGAGCTTTTCCAGGGCATGAACGCGGAAATCCGGCAACTGGAAAAAGTGGCGGCGGAGAAAGATCGCACGATTGAAAATTTGCGCGACGAATTGGAAGAAAAGAGCTATCAGGCCGCTGCGATGAAAACCGCAGCGAGCACGCGGCAGATGAACAGCAAGCCGCTGCCGCGCGGCGTCGAGTCGCCCGAGCTCAATTCGGAATATGGCCTGGCCTATCAAGATGCGCTCGACGATTATTACGTTCGCCGCTTTGACAGCGCCATTCGCAAGTTTCGCGAGCTGATCGCCAACAACGACAATCACCCGCTGGCGGATAACTGCCAATATTGGATCGGTGAATCCTATTATGCCATGGGCAGGTATTATGATGCCGTTGCGGAATTTCAAAAAGTTTACGCCTTTGCGAAGAGCAACAAGACCAACGACGCGCAGCTCATGATCGGCCTGGCGTTTTTGAAAAGCGGCGAAAAGGAAATGGCGCGCGCCGAGCTGAGCATGCTGATGAGCTTCAATCCGCAAAGCGATTCGGCGAAAAAGGCGCAAAAATATTTGCGCCTGCTGGAAAACGTCTGA
- a CDS encoding aldehyde dehydrogenase family protein, with translation MLTQMWINGKFVESAGQQRFDVINPATEEVIATVPRGNAADAEKAVAASNAAFKSWRKLGSLDVKDMLREVAHKLRAKSEDFATLMTMEGGKPLIENRDEVEWVASCFEYYSEIGRDQKGRVVAPVFEHQLSYISKEPYGTVAAIVPWNYPLLLLAWKVAPALAAGNTVVIKPSEYTPLSTLALAEIFEHLPRGVVNIVTGFGKECGEPLVTSKGVDLIAFTGSVETGRHIAVLAAQQLKKTHLELGGNDPFIICDDIDVDIAVAGAAWAAFLNAGQVCTSAERFYVLEPIAKKFIEGMVETSKKLRLGNPMGPDVDMGPLVREIQRQKVEAKVERAKQQGAKILSGGKRPPQFAKGYFYEPTVITEVTPAMELMRTETFGPVAPIQVVKDIHEAIELANNSEYGLGASIFTNDLEKALTAAENIKAGTFWINDPLTDNDAAPFGGMRASGHGRELGIEGLDEFREPKHVLIDYKIERKKYWFPYDWSRPSKT, from the coding sequence ATGCTCACACAAATGTGGATCAACGGCAAATTTGTCGAAAGCGCCGGCCAGCAACGTTTTGATGTGATCAACCCGGCAACGGAGGAAGTCATCGCCACCGTCCCGCGCGGAAATGCGGCAGATGCGGAAAAGGCTGTGGCTGCTTCCAACGCCGCATTCAAAAGCTGGCGCAAGCTCGGCAGCCTCGATGTCAAAGACATGCTCCGCGAAGTGGCGCACAAACTCCGCGCGAAAAGCGAAGACTTTGCGACGCTGATGACCATGGAGGGCGGCAAGCCGCTTATAGAAAACCGTGACGAAGTGGAATGGGTCGCCTCGTGTTTTGAATATTACTCGGAAATTGGCCGCGACCAAAAAGGCCGCGTCGTCGCGCCGGTGTTCGAGCATCAACTCAGTTACATCAGCAAGGAGCCGTATGGCACCGTGGCTGCGATTGTGCCGTGGAACTACCCTCTCCTTCTATTGGCGTGGAAAGTTGCGCCTGCTCTCGCCGCCGGCAATACCGTCGTCATCAAGCCTTCCGAATACACGCCGCTTTCAACTCTGGCGCTGGCTGAAATCTTCGAGCACCTTCCTCGAGGCGTTGTCAACATCGTTACCGGCTTTGGCAAAGAATGCGGCGAGCCGTTGGTGACTTCCAAAGGCGTCGATCTGATTGCCTTCACCGGCAGCGTTGAGACCGGCCGGCACATCGCCGTGCTAGCGGCACAGCAACTCAAAAAGACGCATCTCGAGCTTGGCGGCAACGATCCGTTCATCATTTGCGACGACATCGACGTTGACATTGCCGTCGCCGGCGCGGCCTGGGCTGCCTTTCTCAACGCCGGTCAAGTTTGCACGTCGGCCGAGCGTTTTTACGTGCTCGAACCCATCGCAAAAAAATTCATCGAGGGCATGGTCGAAACGAGCAAGAAACTTCGTCTCGGCAATCCGATGGGACCGGATGTCGACATGGGGCCGCTAGTCCGCGAAATCCAACGCCAGAAAGTCGAGGCCAAAGTCGAGCGCGCGAAACAGCAAGGTGCAAAAATTCTCTCCGGCGGCAAACGCCCGCCACAATTTGCCAAAGGCTATTTCTACGAGCCCACGGTCATCACGGAGGTGACACCTGCAATGGAGTTGATGCGCACCGAAACCTTCGGGCCGGTCGCGCCGATTCAAGTCGTGAAAGATATTCATGAAGCGATTGAGCTCGCCAACAATTCCGAATACGGCCTCGGTGCGTCCATTTTCACCAATGATTTGGAGAAGGCGCTGACTGCGGCGGAAAATATTAAAGCCGGTACGTTCTGGATCAATGATCCGCTCACCGACAACGACGCCGCGCCGTTCGGCGGCATGCGCGCCAGCGGCCACGGCCGCGAGCTCGGCATCGAAGGCCTTGACGAATTCCGCGAGCCGAAACACGTGCTCATCGACTACAAAATCGAGCGCAAGAAATATTGGTTCCCGTATGATTGGAGCCGCCCGAGCAAAACGTAA
- a CDS encoding cytochrome c3 family protein, whose amino-acid sequence MQRRRLIISLAIVFAPLAVVMMVAGGSDQPSSWNDPVEQWVTIKFSHKQHLVDVGAECSQCHAAAQTSENANDLMLPKKAQCAECHSAEVESDCMFCHTAADKYEPYAAPKREVRFSHKQHIEASQLECAACHAGIEASEKPSLAFLPVMSSCNSCHNDVKVTNACESCHTQPETLLPLSHQQANWAKEHKRLVRLEGLSNDCAVCHSDNFCQACHADVTTQFTRGSRTRSVAENRPSLSGGQALVKPRVHDLNFVFTHALDLRSKQADCYSCHNQQTFCSDCHARNQDAGFAAPFPLSHRAADFVRLGKGSGGGQHATLARRDMESCASCHDVEGRDPVCVTCHLDLAPKGK is encoded by the coding sequence ATGCAACGACGACGGCTCATAATTTCGCTCGCCATCGTGTTCGCCCCCTTGGCGGTGGTGATGATGGTGGCTGGCGGTTCGGATCAACCCTCCTCGTGGAACGATCCGGTCGAGCAATGGGTGACCATCAAGTTTTCCCACAAACAGCATCTCGTCGACGTCGGCGCAGAATGCAGCCAATGCCACGCTGCCGCGCAAACCAGCGAGAATGCGAACGATTTGATGCTGCCGAAAAAAGCGCAGTGCGCCGAATGCCACAGCGCCGAGGTGGAGAGCGACTGCATGTTCTGCCACACCGCGGCCGACAAATACGAACCCTACGCCGCACCCAAACGCGAGGTGCGTTTCAGCCACAAGCAGCACATCGAAGCCAGCCAACTTGAATGCGCCGCCTGTCACGCCGGCATCGAAGCTTCGGAAAAGCCGAGCCTCGCTTTTCTGCCGGTGATGTCGAGCTGCAACTCCTGCCACAACGACGTCAAGGTCACGAATGCCTGCGAATCGTGCCATACGCAGCCGGAAACATTGCTGCCGCTTTCGCATCAACAAGCGAATTGGGCGAAGGAGCATAAACGTTTGGTCCGCCTCGAAGGCTTGTCAAATGACTGCGCAGTTTGCCATTCGGATAATTTCTGCCAGGCCTGCCACGCCGACGTGACGACACAATTCACCCGCGGCTCGCGCACTCGCAGCGTGGCGGAGAATCGGCCTTCGCTTTCGGGTGGCCAAGCGCTGGTCAAGCCACGCGTGCACGATTTGAATTTCGTCTTCACCCACGCGCTCGATCTGCGGTCGAAGCAGGCTGATTGTTACTCGTGCCACAATCAGCAAACTTTCTGCAGCGACTGCCACGCCCGCAACCAAGACGCCGGATTTGCCGCGCCGTTTCCGCTGTCGCATCGCGCCGCGGATTTTGTTCGCCTCGGCAAAGGCAGTGGCGGCGGCCAACATGCGACTCTGGCGCGCCGTGACATGGAATCCTGCGCCTCGTGCCACGACGTCGAAGGCCGCGATCCGGTGTGCGTGACGTGCCATTTGGATTTGGCGCCGAAAGGCAAATGA
- a CDS encoding YjbH domain-containing protein — MKKIVLSLLLLLPISVIGQGFDVHPRHVIDTPTAWPLPQAGFALTARAFGNGGVIASLSVGVSKQFMFGASYGGTHVLGEDSLLWNRAPGIMVRYNLIEESFALPSISIGFESQGYGPYIHSLSRYANKSPGFYVVASKSYEFLEHLDFHGGTNYSLEREDGDRDINLFVGASLAFNQDFELLGEYDFALNDTKEKVSLGEGTGYLNAGLRLNVKKVVYIEVFLKNLLQNRRSAKYFNREFQITFFQFI, encoded by the coding sequence ATGAAAAAGATCGTTCTGTCGCTGCTGTTGCTGCTACCCATTTCTGTGATCGGACAAGGCTTTGACGTGCACCCGCGCCACGTCATCGACACACCAACCGCCTGGCCCCTGCCGCAAGCCGGATTCGCGCTGACGGCGCGGGCTTTCGGCAACGGCGGCGTGATTGCCTCGCTGAGCGTCGGCGTTTCGAAGCAGTTCATGTTTGGTGCCTCCTACGGCGGCACCCATGTTCTCGGCGAAGACTCGCTGCTCTGGAACCGCGCGCCGGGCATCATGGTTCGTTATAACTTGATTGAAGAAAGTTTTGCGCTGCCGTCGATCAGCATCGGCTTCGAATCGCAAGGTTACGGGCCGTATATTCACAGTTTAAGCCGGTATGCCAACAAATCACCGGGGTTTTATGTCGTCGCCAGCAAGAGTTATGAATTTTTGGAGCATTTGGATTTTCACGGCGGCACCAACTATTCACTGGAGCGTGAGGACGGCGATCGCGACATCAATCTCTTCGTCGGCGCCTCCCTGGCGTTCAACCAGGACTTCGAGCTGCTCGGCGAATATGATTTTGCTCTCAACGACACCAAGGAAAAAGTTTCGCTGGGCGAAGGCACCGGCTACTTGAATGCCGGCTTGCGGTTGAATGTCAAAAAAGTCGTTTACATCGAAGTGTTTTTGAAAAATCTTTTGCAAAACCGGCGTTCGGCCAAATATTTCAACCGCGAGTTTCAAATCACGTTTTTTCAATTCATCTAA
- the recN gene encoding DNA repair protein RecN, with protein MLQTFSLHNYALVDRVELTLGPGLNVFTGETGAGKSILIGAMAALLGERAAFHYPRDPEKKAVIEGLFVNCSSPRLKHFLRENALEIGDDGDFLLRREFMPNGRSRAFINDSPISTAILDALSELLADMHGQHEHQSLLQARTHLRYLDAYGGLEELAAQVAEAFASVRAAQDGYTEWLSRQKDLLEKREFNLFQLQEIKSVDPQPGEEEILVQEERLLSTAEKRVQLSSQIYQLLYEAEGSVQSQLKSALSSLEELSGIDSALQALQKDCAAANLTLQEAAQEIQRYKSRIEFNPARLEEIRQRLANFNKLKRKYGGEMAGVFERRAALEASLADLENYDEKVAALKKQLDAARQRYAELCLELSAQRRQAAATLQETVPAILAELGMAGARFEVEVKTQPDDKTFVKIDGQPVKVGPTGIDRVEFFISANPGQAPAPLAKVASGGEISRIMLALKSILAERDDIPVLIFDEIDAGISGHVAHAVGKKLQQLAASHQIVCITHLPQIASSGAHHFLVEKNILDGKSVTAVRRLQNKERPEAIARLLVGEKISETHIHSARQLLAESGQTI; from the coding sequence ATGCTTCAAACTTTTTCTCTGCACAATTACGCGCTCGTTGATCGCGTGGAGTTGACGCTCGGGCCAGGATTGAATGTGTTCACGGGCGAGACCGGCGCCGGCAAGTCGATTCTCATCGGCGCCATGGCGGCCTTGCTAGGAGAGCGAGCCGCCTTTCATTATCCCCGTGACCCCGAGAAAAAGGCGGTCATCGAAGGGCTCTTTGTCAACTGTTCCTCTCCCCGGCTGAAGCACTTCTTGCGTGAAAACGCGCTGGAGATTGGTGACGATGGCGACTTTCTGCTGCGCCGCGAATTTATGCCGAACGGACGCAGCCGCGCCTTTATCAATGATTCACCGATCTCGACGGCGATTCTTGATGCCCTGAGTGAGCTGCTGGCGGATATGCACGGCCAGCACGAGCATCAATCGCTGCTGCAAGCTCGCACGCATCTGCGTTATCTCGATGCGTATGGCGGGCTTGAAGAGCTTGCGGCACAGGTCGCCGAGGCGTTTGCCAGCGTGCGCGCGGCGCAAGACGGCTATACGGAATGGCTGTCTCGGCAGAAAGATTTGCTGGAAAAACGCGAGTTTAATCTCTTTCAGTTGCAGGAAATTAAGAGCGTCGATCCGCAGCCGGGGGAAGAGGAGATTTTGGTTCAGGAAGAACGCTTGTTGAGCACGGCGGAAAAGCGCGTGCAGCTCAGCTCGCAAATTTATCAGTTGTTGTACGAAGCCGAAGGCTCGGTGCAAAGCCAGCTCAAATCGGCGCTGTCGTCGCTGGAAGAGCTGAGCGGCATCGATTCCGCTTTGCAGGCTTTGCAGAAAGATTGTGCTGCCGCAAACTTGACGCTGCAGGAAGCCGCGCAGGAAATTCAGCGGTACAAAAGCCGGATCGAATTCAATCCGGCGCGCCTCGAGGAAATCCGGCAGCGGTTGGCGAATTTCAACAAGCTCAAGCGCAAATACGGCGGCGAGATGGCGGGAGTTTTCGAGCGCCGCGCGGCGCTCGAGGCTTCGCTGGCCGATTTGGAAAATTACGATGAAAAAGTCGCGGCTTTGAAAAAGCAGCTTGATGCGGCGCGCCAGCGTTACGCCGAGTTGTGTTTGGAATTGTCCGCGCAGCGCCGCCAGGCCGCCGCGACGTTGCAGGAAACGGTTCCGGCGATTTTAGCGGAGTTGGGAATGGCCGGCGCCAGGTTCGAGGTCGAAGTCAAGACCCAGCCGGACGACAAGACGTTTGTCAAAATCGACGGCCAGCCGGTCAAAGTCGGCCCGACGGGAATCGATCGCGTCGAGTTTTTTATTTCGGCCAATCCCGGCCAGGCGCCAGCGCCGTTGGCAAAAGTCGCTTCCGGCGGCGAGATTTCCCGCATCATGCTGGCGTTGAAATCGATTCTTGCCGAACGCGACGACATTCCGGTTTTGATTTTCGATGAAATCGATGCCGGCATTTCGGGGCATGTGGCTCACGCCGTCGGCAAAAAGCTGCAGCAGTTGGCCGCCTCGCATCAGATCGTTTGCATCACGCATCTGCCGCAGATCGCCAGCTCCGGGGCGCATCATTTTTTGGTTGAAAAAAATATTCTCGACGGCAAATCCGTCACCGCCGTGCGCCGGCTGCAAAACAAGGAACGCCCGGAAGCGATCGCCCGGCTTCTCGTCGGCGAGAAGATTTCGGAGACGCATATACACAGCGCCCGCCAATTGCTCGCCGAAAGCGGGCAAACGATTTAA